In the Haliaeetus albicilla chromosome 7, bHalAlb1.1, whole genome shotgun sequence genome, one interval contains:
- the WTAP gene encoding pre-mRNA-splicing regulator WTAP, which yields MTNEEPLPKKVRLSEADFKVLPRDELILRWKQYEAYVQALEGKYTDLNSNDVTGLRESEEKLKQQQQESARRENILVMRLATKEQEMQECTNQIQYLKQVQQPSVAQLRSTMVDPAINLFFLKMKGELEQTKDKLEQAQNELSAWKFTPDSQTGKKLMAKCRMLIQENQELGRQLSQGRIAQLEAELALQKKYSEELKSSQDELNDFIIQLDEEVEGMQSTILVLQQQLKETRQQLAQYQQQQSQASNPGTSRTPSSEPTDQGEAVGKDCSRLANGPSNGSSSHQRTSGPGFYREGSGTEDDFPASPGNGNKLSNHSEDRTGRGSGSYINQLSTGYESVDSPTGSENSLTHHSNDTDSNHDPQEEKTVSMKGNRTVGSRHVQNGLDSSVNVQGSVL from the exons GTGGAAACAGTATGAAGCATATGTGCAAGCTCTGGAGGGCAAGTACACAGACCTTAATT CTAATGATGTGACGGGATTGAGAGAATCTGAAGAGAAGTtgaaacagcaacagcaagagTCTGCCCgaagagaaaatattctggTGATGAGGCTGGCAACTAAGGAGCAGGAGATGCAAGAGTGTACT AATCAGATTCAGTACCTCAAGCAAGTCCAGCAGCCTAGTGTTGCCCAACTGCGATCAACAATGGTGGACCCAGCCATCAACttgtttttcctaaaaatgAAAGGTGAACTGGAACAGACTAAAGACAAACTGGAACAAGCCCAAAATGAACTGAGTGCCTGGAAATTTACGCCTGATag CCAAACAGGCAAAAAGTTAATGGCGAAGTGTCGAATGCTTATCCAGGAGAATCAAGAGCTTGGAAGGCAGCTGTCCCAAGGACGTATTGCACAGCTTGAGGCAGAGTTGGctttacagaagaaatataGTGAGGAACTTAAAAGCAGTCAGGATg AATTGAATGACTTCATCATCCAGCTTGATGAGGAGGTAGAGGGTATGCAGAGTACCATTCTAGTTCTTCAGCAGCAGTTGAAGGAGACTCGCCAGCAGTTGGCGCAgtaccagcagcagcagtcccaGGCCTCCAACCCAGGTACCAGCAGGACTCCATCTTCTGAGCCCACAGACCAGGGAGAGGCTGTGGGTAAAGACTGCAGCCGTCTGGCAAACGGACCAAGCAATGGTAGCTCCTCCCACCAGCGGACGTCTGGGCCTGGATTTTATAGGGAGGGTAGCGGCACAGAAGATGACTTCCCAGCTTCTCCAGGGAATGGTAATAAGCTGTCCAACCACTCTGAAGATAGAACTGGTAGAGGAAGTGGTAGCTACATAAACCAGCTCAGTACTGGGTATGAAAGTGTAGACTCTCCCACTGGCAGTGAAAACTCTCTCACTCACCACTCAAATGACACAGACTCCAATCATGATCCTCAAGAGGAGAAAACAGTGAGCATGAAAGGTAACAGAACTGTGGGTTCTCGTCATGTCCAGAATGGTTTGGACTCCAGTGTAAATGTGCAGGGTTCAgttttgtaa